In the genome of Bremerella sp. P1, the window CGCACCATCCTGGCCAATGACGTATTCGTCGAGGTTGGCCATGATTTCGCGAGGGCTGGGGATCTTGTTGAACAGTTTATTGCCAGAGCCGCGGCGACGATTCTCTTTCTCGAGAATCTCTTTGCACAGGTCGATGCACTCGCCGCAGATGTATACGTTGTTGTAAACGTCACCAGGACCTTCGACCAAAGGACCTACTTCGCGGTAGTTACGGCGACAGAACGAGCAAAATGCGTTTTTCTTGTTGGTGCTGTTGTGGCGAGTTCCACCAACATCATTTCCTGCGGGCATGAATTAACTCCTTTCGGCTTCGCTTGGAACAGCAACTGGCAGCGGTGTCGGGACCTTGAGGTGATTCTCTTGATGCTAATGCCGGCCAGGGCTGTTGTTATTTCCACGTGCTGCTCGACTGGCCATGGCTTATCGAAGCCGTTTGGCCTGGGGGCATCCTTGTCCGCAAAGAGTTCGAGCCGTATTCTTCAGCCGCAGTCGTCGCTCTTAAGTAAGAAAAACGTCCTACGCTGATACCGCTTCGCAAGGGCGAAGAGAGAATCACTAAAGTGATCCTCATTGGTTGGCCTCCCAGGCACCACACCTCGCAATACGAAACGATGTTTTGGTTTGTGCGATTGTTGTTCGCAAAAACCAGACAAATAATCCCTAATCGGTCTTGCTTGCATCTTCGGTAAAAACGACTTCCGCTTCTTCCGAAACTGTTGCAGGCTCTTGGATTCGGGCTGACATGTCCGTTTTTATCTTTCGGAATTCCTCGTCCGATAGCTCACCCCGTGAATGCATTTCGCGGAACTTTGATAGCATCGTGTTGGGGTGGTGTTGGTCCTCGTCCGAGTATTCGCGCCATTTTCTCAGAAGGTGAAACGTTAGTGCCAGTCCTAGGATGCATACGGCTAATAGGAATACTGCGAATGCTAACTGCAGGTATTGATTTTCCATCGCGAACCAGGAAGTACTAACTCGTCATTACCTACCCATGCCGCAAGCGTACCGATAGCGCGGGCAGGCCTTCAAATCCTTATTATTTCCATAAACGGCAACCTCGTCCAATCATTCGCCCGGATTGCCCATGCCCAATCGGCAAATTGACAAGGCCAGCCGCGGGCAGATAGGCTAACCCTACTCGTATCTTCTTGCTTGAAGACCATTTAGGGCGACCAGATCATGCCACGTGAAGCAACCGTTCAAAAAATCTCGTCCACGGGAATTGTCGCCGTTATCCGCGCGGACAATGGGGAAATCTTGGCGGATGTGACTCAGGCCCTGATCGACGGTGGGGTCACTGCTATCGAAGTGACCTTTACCGTACCCAAGGCCCACAAGGTATTAGAGTACGTCGCCGATCGATTCGGGGACCAAATCGAGCTCGGAGCGGGCACCGTCCTCGATGCCGAGACGGCTCGCATCGCGATCCTGGCCGGGGCTGAGTTTATCGTCTCGCCCATTGTCGACCTGCCGACCATCGAGATCAGCCACCGGTACGACAAAGCGATGATGGCCGGAGCACTTACCCCCACCGAAGTGGTCCGAGCCTGGCAAGCCGGATCGGACGTGGTGAAGATCTTCCCGTCCGACCTGACCGGACCCAGCTATCTGAAATCTTTGAAAGGTCCCCTGCCCCAGGTTCGCATGATGCCAACAGGCGGGGTCAATCTGGATACGGCCGAGGCGTTCCTGAAAGCAGGTGCGTGTGCTTTGGGAGTCGGCGGCTCGCTCGTTGAGAAGTCGGCAATCGAAAGTGGCAACATGGATCGCATTCGCGATCTGGCCAAGCAGTATGTCGAGATCGTCCAGCGAT includes:
- a CDS encoding bifunctional 4-hydroxy-2-oxoglutarate aldolase/2-dehydro-3-deoxy-phosphogluconate aldolase, yielding MPREATVQKISSTGIVAVIRADNGEILADVTQALIDGGVTAIEVTFTVPKAHKVLEYVADRFGDQIELGAGTVLDAETARIAILAGAEFIVSPIVDLPTIEISHRYDKAMMAGALTPTEVVRAWQAGSDVVKIFPSDLTGPSYLKSLKGPLPQVRMMPTGGVNLDTAEAFLKAGACALGVGGSLVEKSAIESGNMDRIRDLAKQYVEIVQRFRAQ